The nucleotide sequence TTTGTGGTGACTTGGAGTCACTTTCAAGTCCCCTCATTTGAGATGAACATGCATCCTTCATCCTCACTCATTGCATTCAGTGACCTTATCTAGGGACAACCCCACTTTGTCCCTCTGCAACACCAAACCGAGACAGAGCTGGCCCTTTGGCAGAGATGGCAACGCAGTAGGACTCAGCCATGTCAGTGTGTTTGCCACGAGTACGCAGGGGCCTGACCTCTGGTTTTGCCTTTTCAGTGTGACTGAGCCGCAGAGCCAAAAAGAggcatcttttcttttctagcttgTTAAATACACGTAAGAAAGTACAAGTACCAGTCCGCTGAGTCCTGGAAACAGCAGCGGCACAGAGAATGTTGTGTGCCCCAAGGGACTCTCACAGACACGCCGGTCGAGGGCAGCAGTACGTCCTGAACACGTGCTGCATGTGGCTCCAAACTACAGAAGTTCTGATCTCTGCACCAGCTTGGCCAAGTGCACGTGGCAGGGACTAGATCCAATTCCCAGACAATTTTTTTGGCCAGATTCAGGAATGAGAGCACACAAGAGAACAGTGATGGCAGTGTAATGCATCTGACACCACTCTGGCATCCAAAATaagggtttggggggttgggttgtggggttttttttttgctacaattACAGGTGCAGCAATCACAGAAATTTATGGAAGCCGTACACCCCTAGGAACAAGCCAAGTCTCCCTGGAGCTCATACATAGTTCCTGGAGGACAGCTGGACTTCGCTGGGACAGAGGCCTCGAAGAAACAATTAGCAAAAGCAAAATGCTATTATTAGAAGGCATCCTTTCCAAACCCTGCCGTTTACCACAGTGCTACAGGATCCCCTTTGTCCCAGCAGCGCAGGGGAGAAACTGGGACAGCTGTTCAACCAAAAAAACCATACAAGTTTAATTGTGTTCAGCCAAGAAACAAacatatacaaagaaaaatacatttccataaaaaaaaatatccctatgCCTGGGGATCTGAGCCAAGCCACTCTCCGTTCCCAGCTCTGCGGTGCTGCCGAGTACCTGGAGAGGCAGGAACCGCTTCTCCGAGCAACCACCGTGTGACCTGGCCAAAACTGGAGAGCAGTCTGCACCCCGGCGGCAGGGCGCAGGTAAGTgacatacaaaatatttatgaaaaaatatgcattttaaataaagaactTACAACAACTTAAACTTTATACAAAATATTATGGTTGCCATCTCAGCACCTCAATTCTAGGAACTGTTTTTGAACTCTGTGTCCTGGTTTCCACCCCATGTCCATCTCTGGCAGCCTTTTTCTCCAGAGAGCGCCGTCTCTGTCCAGCTCAGTCCAAAGTacctaaaaatgaaataaaataattatagtCTCAGGAATCGGAAATGCAGTTATGTGAACAAATGAAACTTGTTTACAAACTGCCAAAGGAATACGCagtaactttttaaagtttaagcAAATCACACATAAGTAAAACCAAATCTAATAAGTACTGTATGTGTCCCAGGGTCCACTTGATTTGTGTTTCACCTCTCAGAGAGAGGCATAACAAGTTACACTATTAATTAGTGAAGAAGTATAATTAATCAGAGGAAACAGGGCTCTGCAAATGATTAAATTCCTTCTCTCCCAAGCAGCAGATTACACGAAAAACTGAAACCAAGTGAAACCACGTAGAAACTCACCTTCCAAAAAAGCGAATTCATCAATAGCTTCAATGGCATTATCTGCAAAGCAAATTGAAAAATTAACATAGATAAACCGACTCCGTATTTGCATCTGCCTCAAACAGCAGCATTTGAAATTACATCATGGTACAGCAACCCATTTCAAAGAGGTTTACTTGTTCTGGAGCTGGTGTGTGAAATTATTAGCGTATTATTTGGTAGAAGAAAAGTTTTTCTCTCCCATCCTCAGAGAAAGAGAAGCACCTACGATTGCTTCATCACACCAGGACAGGTGGAAAAATCCTTCCGTCCCAGCAACCCTTTGCTAAGGATAGCACAGAATATGCTCTCGTACCCAGGTCTTTTCTCTGCAgagttttccttttcccttgctgAGCGTACACATAAGCATCTTTGGCTATGGTTTCAACAAACAACtcctgcaaagcaaaaataagacaGTTTCACACAGGTgatgagaaagggaaggagaatatCCTGAGGAAAGGAAAGGTTCTACAAGACTTCAGGCTGAAAATAACAAATGGAATTGTTGGACAGTGATGCAGATGAGAAGTAACACGAGAGGAGAGAACGCCAAGAGTGTATTGGACACAGATGGTTCCTCTGAATGCATCTTGGAGACCAGCTGCTCCCAGGGCACCTTCTGAAGGAGGAAAGGTGTCCTGCGCGCAGGGGGGGAGTGGATTGAGCAGGACTGTCCTCGTGTGCCACCAAGCAGGTCCCTCAGCTGCGAAAAGCAGATGCCCAGCAGCAGGGCTAGGAGTTACAGCGGGAAGACGCCGAAAGGCAGGGACAGGAGTCCATGCACCAGTTCTCTCGCAGGACGCCAAGGCCATCCCACAAACACACCTCGTCTGTGCGATGCGAGACACtctccaaaggaggaaaaacccctcTGGTACGCGTTGCAAATCACAGACCCTCAACGTGCCATCAGGGCGGGCTGGAAATCCACCcgagcaggcagagagcaaagCCCTGGCGCTGCCCTGGGAGCTGGGTTCCACAGCCGCGTCCCGCGGGCAGGCTTTGCCGGGACCCCCTGCTCGGGGCCGAGCAAAcccggcaccggccccgccgccgggccgcttCCAGGGGGATCGAGGGGCGCAGGGCCCGGGGCTCCCGTCCGGCTTCCCACCGGGAGAGCTCGGACCGGGCGCCCAGCTCCCCTCGGCGGCTCTGCCTGCTGACGGGCCGAGGCGCCGGTTGGCAGAGGAAACCCCTCAaaccctccaaaacaaaacaaaacaaaacaaaaccccaaaaaagccTCTTAGAAAAAGCTAATTGCGCGGCTCCACCGACACCGAGCGcggcgccgggggctgctgctgggcagggccTCCAGGCGCGCCCGGCGCGGCCCAGCGCTCCcctccggcggggcccggcgcggccgcgGGGGTTGCGCGGCCTcaccgccgccccgggccgcctgcccgcccgccgggccTCCCGCGCCagccgcccgctgccgccgcccctcACCGTGGCTCGCGCCAGGACGAAGACGGCCTCCTGGCTGGCCAGGCTGACGTCCGGGTCCGCCTTCACCAGCGCCTTCACCCGCGCCAGCGGCAGCCGCGCCAGGcgggccggccccggcggccccgcgcccgccgcttcctcccccggccccgccgcctccgcgcccaccaccggcaccggcaccggcaccggcacggcccccgccgccgccgccatcccgcgCCCTGGGCCGCGCCTGCGCGGGGCCGCcgctgggaggggacggggggaggcgggggagggcccggcccggcggcggagTCTCGGGGCGGCGGAGCCCGCAGCCTCCGGAGCGGCGGTGCCGGGAGCCGGGCTGCCCCGGAGCCGGGGGACTcaccccgcccccgcccccgtccTTGCAACACGGGCCTTGAGGCTCCCCCATCGTCCCTGTCCTCCTCCAAGATGGCCATTGGAGCCTCCCCGGCACCCCTTGTCACCCGAGGGCGGCCCTTCAGCCTCCGTCACCCCCAAACAGggcgctgccctccccgggcagcggcgCTGGAGCAGTGGGGCAGGCGGTGGTGGGGACCCACCGCTCCAGTCACCTCCGGCCCTGTGACCCCATGCTGGCACCCCGCAGGTTGGTGTGGGACCTCCCGACACCCCTGTCTCCATCCTGTCTCTGCTGGTGGGATCAAACCCTCCAGTGCCCACCTTGGGCACCCGCCACCCCCCACAGGACTCCCCCAGGGACTACCCTTGTCCAACACGTGCCTGTCTcagccttccccacctcctccatgCGCTGTCTTATCCCTAAAACCACCTGTGGGCAGGAGGCACCACGGGCACTGCTGGTGAGACATCATCCCAAAGGGCTGGGGGGACAGGCCACCGCAGGGCAGGGACATCAGTGCCTGCCCGCAGCTGGCAGGACGTCCCTGCCACGGGGCTTGACTCA is from Chroicocephalus ridibundus chromosome 22, bChrRid1.1, whole genome shotgun sequence and encodes:
- the POLE4 gene encoding DNA polymerase epsilon subunit 4; this translates as MAAAAGAVPVPVPVPVVGAEAAGPGEEAAGAGPPGPARLARLPLARVKALVKADPDVSLASQEAVFVLARATELFVETIAKDAYVYAQQGKRKTLQRKDLDNAIEAIDEFAFLEGTLD